In Clostridiales bacterium, the genomic stretch AGCTGTCGTCCGCGCTCGCCGAGGTCGCCGAGAACGGCTATGGCGTAGTTACGCCCACTATGGACGAAATGACGCTGCAAGAGCCGCAAATATTCAAGCAGGGCTCGCGGTTCGGCGTAAAGCTCAAAGCGTCCGCGCCCAGCCTGCACATAATGCGCGTCGATATCGAAACAGAGATTTCGCCCGTCGTCGGCACCGAACAGCAGAGCGAGGAGCTTGTCAACTATCTTCTGTCCGAGTTCGAGCAAAACCCGAAGGGTATTTGGCAAACCAATATGTTCGGCAAATCGCTCGAAAGCCTTGTCAACGAGGGGCTTAACAACAAGGTCATGGCAATGCCCGCCGAAACGCAAAAGAAGATGCGCAAAACTCTCTCGCGCATAATTAACGAGGGCAGGGGCGGCATCATCTGCATACTTCTGTAAAATTCAGCCGTACAACGATTTCTTTTCAAAACGAGTGGTATAAAGTAATTAATAACGACACGAAGCTATTCGGGTGAAGCAAACAATAACTCACCTGTGCAAACACCCGACACTAAAAGTTTCTTGCCTACTTCTTTTCAAAGAAGTAGGTTTTTGTTTGACAAAAAAAATTAAGGGTGTTAAAATTATAGAAACACCGTTTAATTAGGATAAGAGTAGATAAGCAATGATCAAGAAATTGGCAAAAAGTGTAGGAGAATACAAGGCAGCTGCGATAGTGACGCCTATTTTCGTGTCGATTGAAGTTGTGTTAGAGTGCTTGATTCCCTTCATTATAGCAATGCTCGTAAGCGCGATCGAGGTAGAAGCAGGGCAGGAAATCAACATTAACGAGATATTAATGTACGGCGGTATACTTATCGGTATGTCGCTGCTATCGCTGTTGTTTGGCGCGCTGTCGGGCGCGTACTGCGCAAAGGCTTCGTCGGGGTTTGCCAAAAACCTGCGTCGCGACGTTTTTTATAAGATACAGGGCTTTTCGTTCGAGAACATAGACAAGTTCTCCACGCCCTCGCTCGTAACGCGTATGACGACAGACACCAACAACGTGCAGATGTCGTTCATGATGATAATTCGTATCGCGGTGCGCTGCCCGCTTATGATGATTTTCTCGCTCGTCATGACTTTTGTTATGGGCGGCAATCTCGGCTGGATATTCGCCGCGGTTATTCCGCCGCTCGCGCTTATACTGTTCTTTATCATGCGCAAGGCGATGCCGCGCTTCCACCGCGTGTTTAAAAAGTACGACAACCTTAACGAGTCGATCCAAGAGAACGTGCGCGGTATGCGCGTTGTCAAGACCTTCGTGCGCGAAGATTACGAAAAGCAGAAGTTCGATTACGCCGCGACCGACGTTCAAAAAGACTTCACCGTGGCGGAGCGCATTCTCGCCTGGAACAACCCCGTCATGCAGTTCTTCTTTTACGGCGTGCTGTCGACGGTGCTTTTCCTCGGCTCGTACGTTATAATCAAATCGAGCGGCGCAAGCGTAGACGTGGGCAGCGTTTCTCAGCTTATCGTGTACGGTATGCAGATACTCGTATCGCTCATGATGTTCTCCATGGTCTTTGCCATGATAACCATGTCGGTCGAGAGCGCGCGCCGCGTATGCGAGGTGCTCGACGAGGAAAGCACTCTGCACAGCCCCGAGAACGCGGTAGAAGATGTTACCGACGGTTCGGTCGACTTCGACGGCGTGAGCTTTAAGTACGCGCTGTCCGCAGAACGTAACGTTCTCGAAGGCGTCGATCTTCATATAAAATCGGGCGAAACGATAGGCATAATCGGCGGTACGGGTTCGAGCAAAACCTCGCTCGTCAACCTGATATCGAGGCTTTACGATGCGACGGAAGGCGTTGTAAAGGTCGGCGGCAGGGACGTAAAAGAATACGAACTCAACGCGCTCAGAAACCAGGTCGCGGTCGTGCTTCAAAAGAACGAGTTGTTCTCGGGCACTATCAAAGAAAACCTGCGCTGGGGCAACGAGAACGCCACCGACGAGGAGCTTATCGAAGCGTGCAAGCTCGCGCAAGCCGACGAGTTCATTCGGTCGTTCCCGAACGGCTACGACACTTACATAGAGCAGGGCGGCGCAAACGTATCGGGCGGTCAAAAGCAAAGATTGTGTATCGCTCGCGCGCTTCTCAAAAAGCCCAAGATTTTGATTCTCGACGACTCGACGAGCGCCGTCGATACGCGCACCGACGCGCTTATCCGTAAGGCGTTCCGCGAGTACATTCCCGAAACGACCAAGATAATCATAGCGCAGCGCACTTCGT encodes the following:
- a CDS encoding ABC transporter ATP-binding protein yields the protein MIKKLAKSVGEYKAAAIVTPIFVSIEVVLECLIPFIIAMLVSAIEVEAGQEININEILMYGGILIGMSLLSLLFGALSGAYCAKASSGFAKNLRRDVFYKIQGFSFENIDKFSTPSLVTRMTTDTNNVQMSFMMIIRIAVRCPLMMIFSLVMTFVMGGNLGWIFAAVIPPLALILFFIMRKAMPRFHRVFKKYDNLNESIQENVRGMRVVKTFVREDYEKQKFDYAATDVQKDFTVAERILAWNNPVMQFFFYGVLSTVLFLGSYVIIKSSGASVDVGSVSQLIVYGMQILVSLMMFSMVFAMITMSVESARRVCEVLDEESTLHSPENAVEDVTDGSVDFDGVSFKYALSAERNVLEGVDLHIKSGETIGIIGGTGSSKTSLVNLISRLYDATEGVVKVGGRDVKEYELNALRNQVAVVLQKNELFSGTIKENLRWGNENATDEELIEACKLAQADEFIRSFPNGYDTYIEQGGANVSGGQKQRLCIARALLKKPKILILDDSTSAVDTRTDALIRKAFREYIPETTKIIIAQRTSSVEDADRIVILDGGRINAVGTHKELLGKNAIYTEVFNTQNKKGADNE